In a genomic window of Variovorax paradoxus:
- a CDS encoding SDR family oxidoreductase, whose product MPPRFRNAVLTGACGGLGQALARGLIADGTQVALVGLDRERLRALEALAPGRCAVYTPDVADTVAMQAMAADWMARAGTPDLVIANAGVAGGFDTAQAEDLAVLRRMLEINLLGAATTFQPFVAAMRGEARGALVGMASIAGWRGMPGNGAYCASKAGLIRYLESLRAELRGSGVGVHTVSPGYIRTALTAGNRFAMPGLLEPEEAARRTLAAVAAGRERIVLPRRIGWLSKALDCLPEALHDRLLRGQPRKPRAGEAGATPIPGLRPFSSPPSPKEGSPPT is encoded by the coding sequence ATGCCCCCTCGCTTTCGCAATGCCGTGCTGACGGGCGCCTGTGGCGGCCTGGGCCAGGCCTTGGCGCGCGGGCTGATCGCCGACGGCACGCAGGTGGCGCTGGTGGGGCTCGACCGCGAACGGCTGCGCGCGCTCGAGGCACTGGCGCCCGGGCGCTGCGCGGTCTACACGCCCGACGTGGCCGACACGGTGGCGATGCAGGCCATGGCCGCCGACTGGATGGCCCGGGCCGGCACGCCCGACCTGGTGATCGCCAACGCGGGCGTGGCCGGCGGCTTCGACACCGCGCAGGCCGAGGACCTCGCGGTGTTGCGCCGCATGCTCGAGATCAACCTGCTGGGCGCCGCGACCACCTTCCAGCCCTTCGTGGCCGCGATGCGCGGCGAGGCGCGCGGCGCGCTGGTCGGCATGGCCAGCATCGCGGGCTGGCGCGGCATGCCGGGCAACGGCGCCTACTGCGCGAGCAAGGCCGGGCTGATCCGCTACCTCGAGAGCCTGCGCGCCGAGTTGCGCGGCAGCGGCGTCGGGGTGCACACGGTGAGCCCGGGCTACATCCGCACCGCGCTGACCGCCGGCAACCGCTTCGCGATGCCGGGGCTGCTCGAGCCCGAGGAGGCCGCGCGCCGCACGCTCGCGGCGGTGGCCGCGGGCCGCGAGCGCATCGTGCTGCCGCGGCGCATCGGCTGGCTCTCGAAGGCACTCGATTGCCTGCCCGAGGCGCTGCACGACCGGCTCTTGCGCGGCCAGCCGCGCAAGCCGCGCGCGGGCGAGGCCGGCGCCACGCCGATCCCCGGGCTGCGGCCCTTTTCATCACCGCCCTCGCCGAAGGAAGGCTCGCCGCCAACGTGA
- a CDS encoding NAD(P)-binding domain-containing protein: MPTHEQIALIGAGPSGLAGARNLQKHGIPFQGFEAHSDVGGLWDIDNPRSTVYHSAHLISSKRTTEFSEFPMPDTVADYPSHRELRRYFSDFATRFGLREHYRFGTRVLRVEPTSDAPDTTWQVSVGPADGDGEEGVETFEFKGVVIANGTLSEPKHPRFDGHFEGELLHTSDYKHAEIFKDKRVLIVGAGNSGCDIAVDAVHYAKCVDISVRRGYYFVPKYVFGKPADTLGGKKPLPPWLKQRLDAKVLQWFTGDPTRFGFPKPDYRMYESHPIVNSLILHHIGHGDIAVRADVERLAGHTVYFKDGGTRDYDLILTATGYALHYPFIDRALLDWQGMAPRLYLNIFSPRFENLAVLGMIEASGIGWQGRYEQAELVARYLRAQAAGSPKAAALRAAAKGPAPDLSGGYKYLQLERMAYYVHKDTYRAAVRGASAALADPS; encoded by the coding sequence GTGCCCACCCACGAACAGATCGCGCTGATCGGCGCCGGCCCCTCGGGCCTCGCCGGTGCCCGCAACCTGCAGAAGCACGGCATTCCCTTCCAGGGCTTCGAGGCGCACAGCGACGTGGGCGGGCTGTGGGACATCGACAACCCGCGCTCCACGGTCTACCACTCGGCGCACCTGATCTCGAGCAAGAGGACCACCGAGTTCAGCGAATTCCCGATGCCCGACACGGTGGCCGACTACCCGAGCCACCGCGAGCTGCGCCGCTACTTCAGCGACTTCGCCACTCGCTTCGGACTGCGCGAGCATTACCGCTTCGGCACGCGCGTGCTGCGCGTGGAGCCGACCTCGGACGCGCCCGACACCACCTGGCAGGTGAGCGTGGGACCGGCCGACGGCGATGGCGAGGAGGGCGTGGAGACCTTCGAATTCAAGGGCGTGGTGATCGCCAACGGCACGCTGTCCGAGCCCAAGCATCCGCGCTTCGACGGCCACTTCGAGGGCGAACTGCTGCACACCAGCGACTACAAGCATGCCGAGATCTTCAAGGACAAGCGGGTGCTGATCGTGGGCGCGGGCAACTCGGGCTGCGACATCGCGGTCGACGCGGTGCACTACGCGAAGTGCGTGGACATCTCGGTGCGGCGCGGCTACTACTTCGTGCCCAAGTACGTGTTCGGCAAGCCGGCCGACACGCTCGGCGGCAAGAAGCCGCTGCCGCCATGGCTCAAGCAGCGGCTGGACGCCAAGGTGCTGCAGTGGTTCACCGGCGACCCCACGCGCTTCGGCTTTCCGAAGCCCGACTACCGCATGTACGAGTCGCATCCGATCGTCAATTCGCTGATCCTGCACCACATCGGCCACGGCGACATCGCGGTGCGCGCCGACGTCGAGCGGCTGGCCGGCCACACCGTCTACTTCAAGGACGGCGGCACGCGCGACTACGACCTGATCCTCACCGCCACCGGCTATGCGCTGCACTACCCGTTCATCGACCGCGCGTTGCTCGACTGGCAGGGCATGGCGCCACGGCTGTACCTCAACATCTTCTCGCCGCGCTTCGAGAACCTCGCGGTGCTCGGCATGATCGAGGCCAGCGGCATCGGCTGGCAGGGGCGCTACGAGCAGGCCGAGCTGGTGGCGCGCTACCTGCGCGCGCAGGCGGCGGGCTCGCCGAAGGCCGCGGCATTGCGCGCGGCCGCCAAGGGGCCGGCGCCCGACCTCTCGGGCGGCTACAAGTACCTGCAGCTCGAGCGCATGGCCTACTACGTGCACAAGGACACCTACCGCGCCGCGGTGCGCGGCGCGTCTGCGGCGCTGGCCGATCCTTCCTGA
- a CDS encoding NAD(P)-dependent alcohol dehydrogenase has product MKALVLEKAHELALREIALPPQPVGPRDVKIRMHTVGVCGSDVHYYQHGGIGPYVVDAPMILGHEASGTVAEVGCEVTHLRPGDRVCMEPGIPQLDSRAVREGIYNLDPAVRFWATPPIHGCLTPYVVHPAAFTFRLPDNVSFAEGAIVEPLAIGLQAAKKAALKPGDVAVVVGAGTIGAMTVLAALAGGAARVILADLVPEKLALFADNPAVSTVDIRERKLADAVRELTDGWGANAVFEASGSVRAFEGIFELACPGGCVVLVGIPPAPVAFDIVAIQAKELRIESVFRYANIFPRALALIASGQVDVRPFISRTFAFEDGIRAFEEAAAGRATDVKIQIEFPAEA; this is encoded by the coding sequence ATGAAAGCCCTTGTCCTCGAGAAAGCCCACGAACTCGCGCTGCGCGAGATCGCGCTGCCGCCGCAACCGGTCGGCCCGCGCGACGTGAAGATCCGCATGCACACCGTCGGCGTCTGCGGCAGCGACGTCCACTACTACCAGCACGGCGGCATCGGGCCCTACGTGGTCGACGCGCCGATGATCCTCGGCCACGAGGCCTCGGGCACGGTGGCCGAGGTCGGCTGCGAGGTCACGCACCTGCGGCCCGGCGACCGGGTCTGCATGGAGCCCGGCATTCCGCAGCTCGACTCGCGCGCGGTGCGCGAGGGCATCTACAACCTCGACCCGGCCGTGCGCTTCTGGGCCACGCCACCGATCCACGGCTGCCTCACGCCCTACGTGGTGCATCCGGCGGCCTTCACCTTTCGCCTGCCCGACAACGTGAGCTTCGCCGAGGGCGCGATCGTCGAGCCGCTGGCGATCGGCCTGCAGGCCGCGAAGAAGGCCGCGCTCAAGCCCGGCGACGTGGCGGTGGTGGTGGGCGCCGGCACCATCGGCGCGATGACCGTGCTGGCCGCGCTCGCGGGCGGCGCGGCGCGCGTGATCCTGGCCGACCTGGTGCCCGAGAAGCTCGCGCTGTTCGCCGACAACCCGGCCGTGAGCACGGTGGACATCCGCGAGCGCAAGCTGGCCGACGCGGTGCGCGAGCTGACCGACGGCTGGGGTGCCAACGCCGTGTTCGAGGCCAGCGGCAGCGTGCGCGCCTTCGAGGGCATCTTCGAGCTCGCCTGCCCCGGCGGCTGCGTGGTGCTGGTCGGCATTCCGCCAGCGCCGGTGGCCTTCGACATCGTCGCGATCCAGGCGAAGGAACTGCGCATCGAGTCGGTGTTCCGCTACGCCAACATCTTCCCGCGCGCGCTCGCGCTGATCGCCTCGGGCCAGGTCGACGTCAGACCCTTCATCTCGCGCACCTTCGCGTTCGAGGACGGCATCCGCGCGTTCGAGGAGGCCGCGGCGGGGCGGGCGACGGACGTGAAGATCCAGATCGAGTTTCCGGCCGAGGCCTGA
- the ugpC gene encoding sn-glycerol-3-phosphate ABC transporter ATP-binding protein UgpC has translation MSAISCHKIIKRYGDTQVVHQFDLDVSDNEFVVFLGPSGCGKSTILRMLAGLEDISGGELLIGGTRVNDLPPQERGIAMVFQNYALYPHMSVRDNIAFGLKRLKVPKSEIARRVKEVSDTLGLERYLERRPTELSGGQQQRVAIARAMIKTPRVFLFDEPLSNLDAKLRNHMRVEIARLHQTLRTTTVYVTHDQHEAMTLADRIVLLRDGRIEQVGSPREIYENPRSAFVAGFIGTPPMNLLEMTVAHGDGGAVLRGHGGTVRVDARRFALEGRERVTLGIRPAHLLALPDDAGAFVGEVQLVEYLGNEVLVSIGDGPGSEIAALVHSARAPRLGERVRFGIDAAQLHLFDAQTGASLRREAVAPLH, from the coding sequence ATGTCCGCCATCAGCTGTCACAAGATCATCAAGCGCTACGGCGACACCCAGGTGGTGCACCAGTTCGACCTCGACGTCTCGGACAACGAGTTCGTCGTCTTCCTCGGCCCCTCGGGCTGCGGCAAGTCGACCATCCTGCGCATGCTCGCGGGCCTGGAGGACATCAGCGGCGGCGAGCTGCTGATCGGCGGCACGCGCGTCAACGACCTGCCGCCGCAGGAGCGCGGCATCGCGATGGTGTTCCAGAACTACGCGCTCTATCCGCACATGAGCGTGCGCGACAACATCGCCTTCGGGCTCAAGCGCCTGAAGGTGCCGAAGAGCGAGATCGCGCGCCGCGTGAAGGAGGTGTCGGACACGCTGGGCCTGGAGCGCTACCTCGAGCGCCGGCCGACCGAGCTCTCGGGCGGCCAGCAGCAGCGCGTGGCGATCGCGCGCGCAATGATCAAGACGCCCAGGGTGTTCCTGTTCGACGAGCCGCTGTCGAACCTCGACGCCAAGCTGCGCAACCACATGCGCGTGGAGATCGCGCGGCTGCACCAGACGCTGCGCACCACCACGGTCTACGTCACGCACGACCAGCACGAGGCCATGACCCTGGCCGACCGCATCGTGCTGCTGCGCGACGGCCGCATCGAGCAGGTGGGCTCGCCGCGCGAGATCTACGAGAACCCGCGCTCTGCCTTCGTGGCCGGCTTCATCGGCACGCCGCCGATGAACCTGCTCGAGATGACGGTGGCGCACGGCGACGGCGGTGCCGTGCTGCGCGGGCACGGCGGCACGGTGCGCGTGGATGCGCGCCGCTTCGCGCTCGAGGGGCGCGAGCGCGTCACGCTCGGCATCCGGCCGGCCCACCTGCTGGCGCTGCCCGACGACGCGGGCGCCTTCGTGGGCGAGGTGCAGCTGGTGGAGTATCTGGGCAACGAGGTGCTCGTGAGCATCGGCGACGGCCCGGGCAGCGAGATCGCGGCGCTGGTGCATTCGGCGCGCGCGCCGCGGCTCGGCGAGCGCGTGCGCTTCGGCATCGACGCGGCCCAGCTCCACCTGTTCGACGCGCAGACCGGCGCCTCGCTGCGGCGCGAGGCGGTGGCGCCGCTGCACTGA
- a CDS encoding bile acid:sodium symporter family protein codes for MLPVDEIRLHFNPASLVLLNVVLGFLMFGIALDTRIEDFKRVARMPGAMAVGIGAQFVVLPAVTFALTLVLKPAPSIALGMILVACCPPGNISQILTHRAGGNVALSVSMTAISNALSIVLMPLNFAFWGGLHPSAAPLLQTIALDPLDMLGHIVMIIGIPFVLGVACAHRLPGLTARIKKPARILSFLALIAFIVGAIAGNWRYFLDYVGLVLLAVVLHDALAFGTGYLCARLSGLADYDRRAVAIEVGIRNAGLGLVLIFSFFGGLGGMAVVAGVWGFWDIIAGLALATWWGRRPAVP; via the coding sequence ATGCTGCCCGTCGACGAGATCCGCCTGCACTTCAATCCGGCCTCGCTGGTGCTGCTCAACGTGGTGCTGGGCTTCCTCATGTTCGGCATCGCGCTGGACACGCGCATCGAGGACTTCAAGCGCGTGGCGCGCATGCCCGGCGCGATGGCGGTGGGCATCGGCGCGCAGTTCGTCGTGCTGCCGGCCGTGACCTTCGCGCTCACGCTGGTCCTGAAGCCGGCCCCGAGCATCGCGCTCGGCATGATCCTGGTGGCCTGCTGCCCGCCGGGCAACATCTCGCAGATCCTCACGCACCGCGCGGGCGGCAACGTGGCGCTGTCGGTGTCGATGACCGCGATCTCGAACGCGCTGTCGATCGTGCTGATGCCGCTGAACTTCGCCTTCTGGGGCGGGCTGCATCCGAGCGCCGCGCCGCTGCTCCAGACCATCGCGCTCGATCCGCTCGACATGCTGGGCCACATCGTGATGATCATCGGCATCCCCTTCGTGCTCGGCGTGGCCTGCGCGCACCGGCTGCCGGGGCTCACGGCGCGCATCAAGAAGCCGGCGCGGATCCTGAGCTTCCTCGCGCTGATCGCCTTCATCGTCGGCGCGATCGCGGGCAACTGGCGCTACTTCCTCGACTACGTGGGGCTGGTGCTGCTGGCCGTGGTGCTGCACGACGCGCTGGCCTTCGGCACCGGCTACCTCTGCGCGCGGCTGTCGGGGCTGGCCGACTACGACCGGCGCGCGGTGGCGATCGAGGTCGGCATCCGCAACGCGGGGCTCGGGCTGGTGCTGATCTTCAGCTTCTTCGGCGGGCTCGGCGGCATGGCCGTGGTGGCCGGCGTCTGGGGCTTCTGGGACATCATCGCGGGCCTCGCGCTCGCGACCTGGTGGGGCCGCCGGCCCGCCGTGCCATGA